A single window of Arcobacter venerupis DNA harbors:
- a CDS encoding OmpA family protein, whose protein sequence is MRYLISFCMLIGVFIFSGCSAKGTQITLLPEEGGKTGVISIADNKGVKYNIDTAYSSLNISQRGEIEKKVETEKVVETKYAEVLNALPKKPQSILFYFPNNSAELNKTQIAEIKNVNQLIKDNDIIEVLCIGHSDSAGDKEYNKALSFKRAQSVASILMKDMTDKSLIKVEYYGDSAPLVKTADNVSNAKNRRVEIILK, encoded by the coding sequence ATGAGATATTTAATATCATTTTGTATGTTAATTGGAGTTTTTATTTTCTCAGGTTGTTCTGCAAAAGGTACTCAAATAACATTATTACCTGAAGAAGGTGGCAAAACAGGAGTTATTTCAATCGCTGATAATAAAGGTGTAAAGTATAATATTGATACTGCTTATTCATCATTAAATATTTCGCAAAGAGGTGAAATAGAAAAAAAAGTTGAAACAGAAAAAGTTGTTGAAACAAAATATGCAGAAGTTTTAAATGCTTTACCAAAAAAACCTCAAAGCATTTTATTTTATTTTCCTAATAATAGTGCAGAGTTAAATAAAACTCAAATAGCAGAAATAAAAAATGTCAATCAACTAATTAAAGACAATGATATTATAGAAGTGCTATGTATTGGACATAGTGATAGCGCAGGAGATAAAGAGTATAACAAAGCCCTATCATTTAAAAGAGCACAAAGCGTAGCTAGTATCTTAATGAAAGATATGACTGATAAATCTCTAATTAAAGTTGAATATTATGGAGATAGTGCTCCATTGGTTAAAACAGCTGATAATGTATCTAATGCAAAAAATAGAAGAGTTGAAATTATTCTAAAATAG
- a CDS encoding DMT family transporter, giving the protein MNQTLNIKFILFLLLSLLFLALNSILCKFALSSNFIDAYTFTMFRLFFGSITLILIFFYKRKKIYFSKKSNWLSSLMLFLYAICFSYSFLNIDAGVGTLLLFAVVQLVMIIFSLFHKEKINLQKIAGIVLAMFGLVYLLYPKESFELSLFHAFLMIIAGISWAVYTVLGKKSSDSLYNTMDNFTKSLIFVGIFYILFLPENTFITQKGLILAFISGSLTSAIGYLLWYEILPKMQFITAGIIQLFVPIISIIISIIFLNESLTSTLFLSTMMIFMGILLTIFSRKLNK; this is encoded by the coding sequence ATGAATCAAACTTTAAATATCAAATTTATTCTTTTTTTACTGTTATCATTGCTTTTTTTAGCACTTAATTCAATACTTTGTAAATTTGCCTTATCAAGCAATTTTATTGATGCTTACACTTTTACGATGTTTAGACTTTTTTTTGGCTCAATCACTCTTATTCTAATATTTTTTTATAAAAGAAAAAAAATATATTTCTCAAAAAAATCAAATTGGCTTAGTTCTTTGATGCTATTTTTATATGCAATATGTTTTTCATACTCTTTTTTAAATATAGATGCAGGAGTAGGGACTTTACTTCTTTTTGCTGTTGTTCAACTTGTAATGATAATATTTTCATTATTTCATAAAGAAAAAATAAATTTGCAAAAAATTGCTGGAATTGTTTTAGCAATGTTTGGATTGGTTTATCTTTTATATCCAAAAGAGAGTTTTGAACTCTCTTTATTTCATGCTTTTTTAATGATTATTGCTGGAATTTCTTGGGCAGTTTATACAGTTCTTGGAAAAAAATCTTCTGATTCTTTATATAACACAATGGATAATTTTACAAAATCTCTTATTTTTGTAGGGATATTTTATATTTTATTTCTACCTGAAAATACATTTATAACTCAAAAAGGTTTGATTTTGGCTTTTATATCTGGAAGTTTAACATCAGCAATTGGATATTTATTATGGTATGAAATATTGCCCAAAATGCAATTTATAACTGCTGGAATAATTCAATTATTTGTGCCAATTATCTCTATTATAATCAGTATTATCTTTTTAAATGAGAGCTTAACTTCAACGCTATTTTTATCAACAATGATGATATTTATGGGAATTTTACTCACGATTTTTTCAAGAAAACTTAATAAATAA
- a CDS encoding FecR family protein — protein sequence MKKFFALFILLISIPTLLSAQSVALVKSVKGEVNVTHESKKVSALKVGDKIFVKDIINTSTNSTIGLIFEDNTLISIGSNSEFSVDEYLFEPADKKVKFGSNLLKGTMACITGLIPKINPEAMTIKTKSASIGIRGTYFVVEAKE from the coding sequence ATGAAAAAGTTTTTTGCTTTATTTATATTGTTGATAAGCATACCAACTCTATTATCTGCACAATCAGTTGCCTTAGTAAAATCCGTTAAAGGTGAAGTTAATGTTACTCATGAGAGTAAAAAAGTAAGTGCCTTAAAAGTTGGCGATAAGATTTTTGTAAAAGATATTATTAATACAAGTACTAATAGTACAATTGGTCTTATTTTTGAAGATAATACATTAATTTCAATTGGTTCTAATTCTGAATTTTCAGTTGATGAATATCTATTTGAACCAGCAGATAAAAAAGTAAAATTTGGAAGTAATCTTTTAAAAGGAACTATGGCTTGTATCACAGGTCTAATACCAAAAATAAATCCTGAAGCAATGACAATAAAAACTAAATCAGCATCAATTGGGATTAGAGGTACATATTTTGTAGTGGAGGCTAAAGAATGA
- a CDS encoding TolC family protein, translated as MKKIKLLTLSLTAFLAVNLNALSLDDAVKKALESNFDIQSKNYDYIESLENVKSNNANYLPKLDASYGFTNTDKANAGFESDEGVASLKLSYNLFNGFKDLALKESSIYLSQSSQYSLNATKQDIVLNTKTAYINYLDKQNALDTYKSAYILFQEQYEDSKNRYEQGLIAKNDLLQVQVNMSSAKQNVVKAQGDLKIAKFQLSNILGGIDLENETIEKLNEQAIQSSVYDEKLLENRSEIQALKMNLQSIKELEKSAKAGYYPKVDASVSHNKYYDELSKNIENKEENQNIANVTATWNLYNGGYDSSQTEIYKIKYLNANSILSKTKLDIKLQYENAKSNLEVALDNLETSKLALLQAKENYGIVKNRFDEGVSTSTDLTDANYLLTQAKQGFNRAYFDKFIAISTLDRIIEKETY; from the coding sequence ATGAAAAAAATAAAATTATTAACACTATCATTAACAGCTTTTTTAGCTGTTAATCTAAATGCTTTAAGTCTAGATGACGCTGTAAAAAAAGCATTAGAAAGCAATTTTGATATACAATCAAAAAATTATGATTATATTGAAAGTTTAGAGAATGTAAAGTCAAATAATGCAAACTATTTACCAAAATTAGATGCGTCTTATGGTTTTACAAATACTGATAAAGCAAATGCTGGATTTGAATCAGATGAAGGCGTTGCAAGTTTAAAATTGTCATACAATTTATTTAATGGTTTTAAAGATTTAGCGCTAAAAGAGTCATCTATTTACTTATCACAATCTTCGCAATATTCATTAAATGCCACAAAACAAGATATTGTTCTAAACACAAAAACAGCATATATAAACTATCTTGATAAACAAAATGCTTTAGATACTTATAAAAGTGCTTATATTTTGTTTCAAGAACAATATGAAGATTCTAAAAATAGATATGAACAAGGTTTAATTGCAAAAAATGATTTACTTCAAGTTCAAGTAAATATGTCAAGTGCAAAACAAAATGTGGTTAAAGCACAAGGTGATTTAAAAATCGCAAAATTCCAATTATCAAATATTTTAGGTGGAATTGATTTAGAAAATGAAACTATTGAAAAGCTAAATGAACAAGCTATTCAAAGTTCAGTTTATGATGAAAAACTACTTGAAAATAGAAGTGAAATTCAAGCTTTAAAAATGAATTTACAATCTATAAAAGAGTTAGAAAAATCTGCAAAAGCTGGGTATTATCCAAAAGTTGATGCTTCGGTTTCTCACAATAAATATTATGATGAATTATCTAAAAATATAGAAAATAAAGAAGAAAATCAAAATATTGCAAATGTAACTGCAACATGGAACTTATACAATGGAGGATATGATTCTTCTCAAACTGAAATTTATAAAATAAAATATCTTAATGCAAATTCAATTTTAAGTAAAACAAAACTTGATATTAAACTTCAATATGAAAATGCAAAATCAAATCTTGAAGTTGCCCTTGATAATCTTGAAACATCAAAATTAGCACTTCTTCAAGCTAAAGAAAATTACGGTATTGTAAAAAATAGATTTGATGAGGGTGTCTCAACAAGTACAGATTTAACAGATGCAAACTACTTATTAACTCAAGCAAAACAAGGATTTAATAGAGCCTATTTTGATAAATTCATTGCGATTTCTACACTTGATAGAATCATAGAAAAAGAGACTTATTAA